The segment TAGCTTTTTTCTTTGCTGGTTTTTCTTCAGTTTTCTTTGCGGGTTTTGCTTCAGCTTTTTTCTTTACTGGTTTTTCTTCAGTTTTCTTTGCTGGTTTTGCTTTAGCTTTTTTCTTGGGAGATGAATCTAGGATTTTCTTTTTCTTTTTTAATTCATCTAATTCTGCTTTAATTTTTGCAGCTTCATCAGTTAGAGTATCTTTTTTCTTTGCCATCAAATCACCTCATTTTTTAAATTCAAATTCCTATTTATCATAGAAAAATTCATGCCTATTTAACAGTAAATGTTCCCCTAGTTGAGATAGTCTGTAACTGTTTTGAAACCATTTCTGCTACAATCTCATATGAGCCTGGAGAGTCAATGATTTTAGAGAATTCATCATTAATTGGAATTGTTCCGGTTCCGTCACCAAAGCACTGCTCAAAATATCCACCTTGAGTAATCACATCATTTGATGAAGAGTAAATTGTGACGTATAGATCCCCACAGTCAAAAGATGCATCATCAATTTCAATTTGAATTTCGACAGGTGCTGTTGTGGAGTACTGTTTTGCAAGACCAATTATTTCAATCGGAGATTTATGGCTTGAAAATCCTTCAGAGAAAGACATTGGCCACATGTTTAATTCCCTGCCAGGTTTATCCAAGATATCATTCATTACAGCAGATCCAAATACAATTGAAAATATTACAGGTAAGACAAATACTAGAAAAATTTTTTTAGACACCATTTTGTTTTAAGATCTGTGATTCCCTTATATCTATTTAGCAAAATTCTAAACTTCAGATCAATTTGACGAATGAGTTAAATCGTAGACAACTAAATATCGCTAGATGCGACTTAGAAAATTCAGAGTTAGAGCATATCGTTGTATTCATGATTCTGGAGAGATTACAGTAGGGGATCTAGCTGCCTTTGTAGGTAGAAATGAAAGTGGTAAAACAACCATACTTCAGGCATTAACCTTGCTAAACAGAGACGAGGTAGTATCAGAATTGGATCTATGTGATGAAATGGATGATGAATTAAAAAATGAGATAAGATTAGCAGAGGGAGAATTTGATCTAAACCAGCATGAGAGAGATTTGATTAAAGAAAAATTCCCAAGTTTGCCAGAAATTAAAAAAATTAAATTGGTCAGAACAAACAGAAGACCAGATGTTCAATACGAATTTGAAGATATTGAACTTAGTGAAGATGAAAGTCAAGGAATCAATTCATGGGAAAATTTCTCAAGACAAATTTTAGGATTTTTTGATACAATTCCAAACCATCTAAGAATACAAATCGATACGAAATTTTTTGAAGGACCAGTTCCAAAGAATCAAGAAACTTTTGATAGTGGGATGGCAGAATTCAGTAATCAGTTTCATGTAATTGCAATTCAGGAACCAAAAGTTATTGAAGAATGGGAAAAAATCTATGAAAATCCAGAAAACCAATTTTCAAATTTACTTAGTGGTGAAAGCATAAAAACAGCCTTGGAAAATTTCATAGCATCGGATTTACATCCAAGATTTGTATATTTTTCAGATTACAAAAAAATCTATGGCAACATCAATCTTAATGAATTTCTCAGGGAAGAAAGAGGAGAAAGAGCAGATTCAATTGAATATATTGAAGAATTTGATAAAGCAGAGACTGTAAGAAATCTATTTTATCTTGCTGAACTTGACATGAAAGAACTAGACGAAGTAAAAGAAAGCCCTTCACAATGTATCAAACTTTTAAATGCTGCAAGTAATAGATTGACCAAAAAACTAAATCCTGCATGGAAGGGTGACCCAATCCACGTAGATTTAAGATACAATCCAGGAAACATTATGAGTGTAGTAATTTCAGATGTCCATAAAGACGGAACAATAACAAACACAGGGTTACTAAATAGAAGAGCAGAAGGATTCAAATGGACATTTTCATTTATCGTAAACTTTGCAGCTGAAACTCAAAGGGCTGAATTAAAAGAAGCATTATTGCTTTTAGATGAGCCTGCTAGAAATCTTCATCCGACTCAGCAAATGGGAATTTCTGATTTGCTAAAAAATTTAGCGGGTTCAAATCAAGTTCTATATGCAACACATTCTCCATTTATGATATTTGATTATACACCTGGTAACTTGCTAGTAGTTGAATTAGATAAAAGAAAACATCTCAGTAGGATCTTTTATGATTATTGGAATGCAGATGATAAAACATTAACACCAATTTTGTATGGATTATCTAGAGGACAGGTAGAATCCATTGTAGATAGAGAAATTGGAACCAATTCCAGACCAATAATAATTGTGGAGACAATGTCAGATGCTATGTATCTTAATGCATTTGACAAATTTTTACAAGATCCAAATATTTCAATGAATCCTCTTAATGTTGTAGCAGCTTATAACAAAAATTCAGTTTTACCATTGGCAATTTTTTACAGAAATCACGGATACAGAACATTTGTGCTTTTAGATAATTCAGAAGAATCAAAGCAAATTTCGGCTCAACTAGTATCAAATGAGTTTTCATCCATTCAGACCATATTCTTTGAAAGAGAAGGAAAGAAGCTAGAATCAATTGAAGACTATATTGCACTAGAGGATTATCTGCATCCAGTCAATCAGACTTATGAAATAAAGTTAAGGCGTGAAGGGTTTTCAAATCTTACTCCTGAGGAAGTCATATCAAAAGAAGGTAAAGGAGTTTTGGAGAAGTTGAAAAAAATATGGCAGGACCACAGGGAAGATGATTGGGGAGAATTTGATAACGAAGAGATCACTAGATACATTTGTGAAAAGATAGCCCTTGAAGATACTGGTTTTCTTACAGACAAAACAAAGGATCAGTTTAGATCATTGTACAGATTAATTGCTGAAAGAATCAGACAATATCAAAATATTGCATCCAAGCCTGACCCATCTAAATTTCAAAAGGCCAAAGCTTAAGATTTAAGAAGTTTGCTTATGAAAGATTCTGAATCAAAAAATAATAATGCAGGAAAAAGGGTTTAAGGTTTAAGAGAGAGATGAGTAATTTGGAAAACATGAACAAGTCCTCAATGAGAGGAATCATCCTTTCAATTGTAATTTTACTTTCAATCACATTTGCAGTAATTCCATCTTATGCTCAAGAAATTGATGTTTCAAGTATAGCTCTTGAAGAGACCACAATACTTGAATTAAAAAATGAACAGGACCAAGACATCAATACGTTTAGGATTTGGGTTGGTAGTGATTATAGTTTCCAATCTTTTAAAACTGAAAAAGGATGGGTAGGGGAAAAAACACCACAGGGAGTTATAGTGTTCACATCATCTGAGCCAATCAAAAAAGGAGAATCTGTCAAATTTGGTGTTAAAACAGACAAAGTAAGTTCCGGAATTAATTGGAAGGCATTAGATGACAAAGATAAACAGATTGACACGGGTAAAGCATTACCAAAAGAATTATCAAAAGTGGTTAAAAATCCAGACAATGTTCAAGTTGAAGAAAATTCAGGTTTCAGCATTTCTGAAGAGTCAATATTTAGAATAGTTCCAGAAAAACCAAATGTTGGTTCATCAATTAGAGTTACAGGAGATAAATTCGGAGCATCTCAAGAATTTGATTTCTATATCAATTCAAAAAAGATTGGAAATTTTGTGACAGATAAAGATGGTCACTTTATGACTTCAATGAAAATTCCAGAAGATCAAAAAGCTGACAGGGCAGATTTTATCATAAAGGACAAAGAAGGTGAAGAAAAGAAAATTAGTATTAGAATAGGTGAGATTGAAAACAGAATTCCCGAAGAGAATATCAAACTAACAATTCAAGGTATTCCAAACGTTGTACATAGAGGAGATCTACTAGAAATTTTCGGAACAGGTTCCCCAGGAAAGGGAGTTTCATTGACTATAAACTCACCAGATGGAGAAGTTATCAGGACTAGAACGGCAGAGATTGACAGTAAAGGAAACTGGATGATCGAACCACTTATTGTTCCACTAGATAGACCATTTGGTAAATATACCGGAGTTCTTTCAGATGGTAAAACAAACAAATCAGTTAGCTGGACAATAGAATCAGACAAAGTAATTATTATCACTCCTACAAGTTTGAAATTTGAACCAGGTGAAACTATAACGTTTAACGGAACAGCATTGCCAAACAAACCAATAGAGTTAACACTTGAGGATCCTCTTGGGAAAGAAGTATTTTCAGACATTTTTGAAATTGATGAGTCAGGTGAAGTAGAATTTGAATATCCAACTCTTCAGAGTACAGCAGAAGGAACATACACGTTAATTGCGACACAAGAAAAGAATAAAGAATTAATTTTTGTAGGACTTGGGCAATTACCCTCAATTCCGGTAAATATTGAATTTGATAAATTAAGTTACAAATCTACTGAAACTGCAACCATTACAGTTTCAGGTAAGGCATCAGAGATTGTATCATTATTAATAATTGATCCTGCAGATAAACCAAAAGGAGACACAGTATCTATCCAGCTGCAGCCAGATGGCAGAGGTTCTCATTCATTGGATCTTGATGGATACGCTTCAGGGGTATACTCAGCAGTTGTTAGTAAAGGAAGTGCTAAAAGTACAGAGATTTTTGCAGTGGGATTACAAGTAGGATCAGGCGAAATTGACATCAATACAACAAAAACAGAATATCATCCAGGAGATCCAATTTTAATTTTAGGCAACACCAGTCCAAACGTCATTCTAACTATTTCTTTGTGGAATCCAGATGAAAAACAGATCAAGGAAAGAGAATCATTCTCAGATAAAAACGGTAAGATTTCTGAAGAATCATTTAGAATACCTTCTGATGCTAAAACAGGAACATGGAAGATTCATGCAAAAAGCGGTTCAAACTTTGACACTGTAGAACTTGATGTTCTTGCAGTAACACAAGAAGGAATGATAGTAACAATTGTCGATAATCCAGATACTTATTTAGGAAAATCAAAAAATATTCAAATTTTTGGAGCATCACAAACTGTTGCAATAGAAATTCTTTCATCTGAAGGAATAGTGATTGAAAACTTGTCAATCCCCGCATCAAAAGCAGGGGAAATCAATCTCCCATGGTTTGTTCCTTCAGAAACCGAACCTGGAACATATACAATCAAAGTTTCAGATGCATTCAATTCTGCTGAAACTACTTTTGAAATAAACTAGTATCAAACAATTTTATTTCACCTCAGAAGATACCAGTCATGAATTTAAAAGACAAAATAGCAGAATACCCAAATTTTCCTAAAAAAGGAATTTTATTTAGAGATTTTAGTCCAATTTTGAAGGATCCTTCAGCATTATCTGAAATTGCAGATGAGTTTTCTAAGTATTTTCATACTAAAGATATCGATGTATTTGCAGGAATCGAATCACGTGGATTCATTCTTGCATGCATTTTAGCGTCTAGATACAAAAAAGGAATGATGATGATTAGAAAAGCAGGAAAATTACCTGGAAAGACTGTAAAGTTGTCGTACACTATTGAATATGGGAAGGACACAATTGAAATTCAAAAAGACATTATTGAGAAAGGGCAAAAAGTGTTGATTTGTGATGATTTACTTGCTACAGGAGGAACAGCAAAAGCTTCTGCAAAACTTATTGAAAAGGTGGGTGGTAAAATTACCGGTTTTGCATTCATCATAGAGTTAACAGACCTTAATGGAATCAAAGGAATAAGCAATTACAATTGCAAGTCACTGGTGAAGTATTAATGGAAAAGGATGTAGAAATTGGAATTTTTGGAGGGACGGGGATTTATGATTCAGGGTTACTCAAAGATGCACAAGAGATTGATATCGATACACCATACGGAAAGCCATCAGATACTATCACTGTAGGAATTTTTAATGGACGGAAGATTGCTTTTCTCCCAAGACATGGGAAAAAACATTCTATTCCTCCCCACATGATTAATTTTAGAGCAAATATTTGGGCTTTTAAAGAATTAGGCATTACAAGAATTATTGCGCCATCTGCAGTTGGAAGTCTTAAAGAAGAATTAGAGCCAGGACATTTTGTTTTACCATCACAATTTATAGATTTTACAAAATCAAGAAAAGGATCATTTTCTGAAGAAGGAAGAGTGATACACATTTCAGTTGCAGACCCATTTTGTCCAGAATTGCAGTCATCCATTATCAAAGTAACAGAAAAACAAGATTTGAAAATGCATAAAGATTGCACTTATGTCTGCATTGAAGGTCCAAGATTTTCAACCAAAGCAGAATCAAAATTTTATAGAACAACAGGTGCAGACATTATTGGAATGACATTAGTTCCTGAATGCCAGTTAGCTCGTGAAGCACAAATGTGTTATGCGTCAATTTCAACAGTAACAGATTATGATGTATGGGCAGAAAAACCTGTTACAGCTAAAGAAGTTTTAGAGACCTTATCAAAAAATGTAGAAAAAACAAAGGAAGTGTTAACAAAATTAATTGATCAAATTCCTAAAACTAGAAGCTGCTCGTGTGCTAAGGCGTTAGAGGAAGCAGAATTTTAGTCATCAACAAATGACTCTTTTTTAA is part of the Nitrosopumilus sp. b3 genome and harbors:
- a CDS encoding biofilm-associated protein, which translates into the protein MNKSSMRGIILSIVILLSITFAVIPSYAQEIDVSSIALEETTILELKNEQDQDINTFRIWVGSDYSFQSFKTEKGWVGEKTPQGVIVFTSSEPIKKGESVKFGVKTDKVSSGINWKALDDKDKQIDTGKALPKELSKVVKNPDNVQVEENSGFSISEESIFRIVPEKPNVGSSIRVTGDKFGASQEFDFYINSKKIGNFVTDKDGHFMTSMKIPEDQKADRADFIIKDKEGEEKKISIRIGEIENRIPEENIKLTIQGIPNVVHRGDLLEIFGTGSPGKGVSLTINSPDGEVIRTRTAEIDSKGNWMIEPLIVPLDRPFGKYTGVLSDGKTNKSVSWTIESDKVIIITPTSLKFEPGETITFNGTALPNKPIELTLEDPLGKEVFSDIFEIDESGEVEFEYPTLQSTAEGTYTLIATQEKNKELIFVGLGQLPSIPVNIEFDKLSYKSTETATITVSGKASEIVSLLIIDPADKPKGDTVSIQLQPDGRGSHSLDLDGYASGVYSAVVSKGSAKSTEIFAVGLQVGSGEIDINTTKTEYHPGDPILILGNTSPNVILTISLWNPDEKQIKERESFSDKNGKISEESFRIPSDAKTGTWKIHAKSGSNFDTVELDVLAVTQEGMIVTIVDNPDTYLGKSKNIQIFGASQTVAIEILSSEGIVIENLSIPASKAGEINLPWFVPSETEPGTYTIKVSDAFNSAETTFEIN
- a CDS encoding S-methyl-5'-thioadenosine phosphorylase → MEKDVEIGIFGGTGIYDSGLLKDAQEIDIDTPYGKPSDTITVGIFNGRKIAFLPRHGKKHSIPPHMINFRANIWAFKELGITRIIAPSAVGSLKEELEPGHFVLPSQFIDFTKSRKGSFSEEGRVIHISVADPFCPELQSSIIKVTEKQDLKMHKDCTYVCIEGPRFSTKAESKFYRTTGADIIGMTLVPECQLAREAQMCYASISTVTDYDVWAEKPVTAKEVLETLSKNVEKTKEVLTKLIDQIPKTRSCSCAKALEEAEF
- a CDS encoding AAA family ATPase; this translates as MRLRKFRVRAYRCIHDSGEITVGDLAAFVGRNESGKTTILQALTLLNRDEVVSELDLCDEMDDELKNEIRLAEGEFDLNQHERDLIKEKFPSLPEIKKIKLVRTNRRPDVQYEFEDIELSEDESQGINSWENFSRQILGFFDTIPNHLRIQIDTKFFEGPVPKNQETFDSGMAEFSNQFHVIAIQEPKVIEEWEKIYENPENQFSNLLSGESIKTALENFIASDLHPRFVYFSDYKKIYGNINLNEFLREERGERADSIEYIEEFDKAETVRNLFYLAELDMKELDEVKESPSQCIKLLNAASNRLTKKLNPAWKGDPIHVDLRYNPGNIMSVVISDVHKDGTITNTGLLNRRAEGFKWTFSFIVNFAAETQRAELKEALLLLDEPARNLHPTQQMGISDLLKNLAGSNQVLYATHSPFMIFDYTPGNLLVVELDKRKHLSRIFYDYWNADDKTLTPILYGLSRGQVESIVDREIGTNSRPIIIVETMSDAMYLNAFDKFLQDPNISMNPLNVVAAYNKNSVLPLAIFYRNHGYRTFVLLDNSEESKQISAQLVSNEFSSIQTIFFEREGKKLESIEDYIALEDYLHPVNQTYEIKLRREGFSNLTPEEVISKEGKGVLEKLKKIWQDHREDDWGEFDNEEITRYICEKIALEDTGFLTDKTKDQFRSLYRLIAERIRQYQNIASKPDPSKFQKAKA
- a CDS encoding adenine phosphoribosyltransferase; amino-acid sequence: MNLKDKIAEYPNFPKKGILFRDFSPILKDPSALSEIADEFSKYFHTKDIDVFAGIESRGFILACILASRYKKGMMMIRKAGKLPGKTVKLSYTIEYGKDTIEIQKDIIEKGQKVLICDDLLATGGTAKASAKLIEKVGGKITGFAFIIELTDLNGIKGISNYNCKSLVKY